The genomic interval TGAAGGACCAAGTGATTGATTTTTGGGTGAATTATGCATTAATGACCGTTATCGTAATTGTCGTATATTGGCTGATAAGACGATTTGAAAAAAGATGGTGGCTGTATGCATGGCTGCTTTCGATACCATTTTCGTTGTTTCTAATGTTTGTTCAACCAGTGGTAATTGATCCTCTATACAATGACTTTTATCCATTACAAAACAAAGAACTTGAAGAGAAAATTTTAGCTATTGCTGATAAGGCAGATATACCTGCAGAACATGTTTATGAAGTGAATATGTCTGAAAAAACAAATGCATTGAATGCATACGTAACAGGAATAGGTTCCAATTCAAGAATTGTCCTTTGGGATACGACTTTAAATAGACTAAATGAAGACGAAATCTTGTTTATCATGGCTCATGAAATGGGGCATTATGTGATGAACCATATTTATGTTGGAATTGCCGGCTATTTGCTTTTAAGCTTGTTTGGATTATTCTTTATTCATCTTTTAATGAAAATGGTGATTAGACGTTACGGAACACTTTTAAAAATTCATTCAATTAAAGAGTTAACGGCCTTTCCATTATTTTTAATCTTATTAGGAATGCTAACATTTGTTTCAAGTCCTTTATCAAATACGGTTTCGAGATACCAAGAAAAGTCTGCTGATATATATGCAATTGAAATGACAAATGACCATGAAGCAGCGGTACGTTCATTTCAAGAACTGTCAAAGGCTGGACTTAGTCAAGTAAATCCGCCTGCATTAGTAAAAATTTTCCGATATACGCATCCGACAATGTTTGAACGGATTCTCTATTTAGAGGAGCATGGCGATAAAAATTCAAATCATGAATAACAACTGTAGTATAACAAGAAGGGATCTAGTGAATAAAACTAGGTTCCTTTTTTTCTTTTAAGTCTTTTTACAATCGTTAAAAAGCTTGTCAAAAATTTTTTTTGAATTTTTTAAAGAAAATAGTTCCATTTTTTGATCATCTGTTATATATTAATTTCAGAAACAAATATCTGTATTATAACAATAAAAGGTGAGGTGTTCTTTCAAAGATGGCAACAAAAATGACAGGTTGTAAAATTGTTGGAGAAATGAAGGAAGAATTTCAACATGTACTAACATCTGAGGCGTTGCAATTTATTGAAAAACTTGAAAGAAACTTTGGTACAAGAAGACGTGAATTATTACAACTAAGAGATAAAAGACAAAGGGAGATCGACAACGGCAAGCTTCCGGGTTTTTTACCTGAAACAAAACACATACGTAATGGGGCTTGGACAGTGGCGTCCATACCGAATGATTTACAAGACCGACGTGTTGAAATCACTGGACCAGTTGATCGCAAAATGGTTATCAATGCATTAAACTCTGGTGCAAAAGTTTTTATGGCTGATTTTGAGGATGCAACTTCACCTAGTTGGCAAAACATGATAAAAGGTCAGATTAATTTACGTGATGCTGTGCACAGAACCATTTCGCTTGAAAATGAAAACGGTAAAACATATCAGTTAGGGGATGAAGTTGCTACTTTAAAGGTGAGACCAAGAGGTTGGCATCTTGAAGAAAAGAATATTGAGCTTGATGGAATAAGGGTTTCTGCTAGTTTAGTAGACTTTGGATTATACTTTTTCCATAATGCGAAGGAATTAATAAAAAGAGGAAGCGGTCCATACTTTTACTTACCGAAATTGGAAAGTCATCTTGAAGCAAGGCTGTGGAATGATGTGTTCTGTTTTGCACAGGATGAATTATTCATTCCAAGAGGAACGATTAAAGCAACTGTTTTAATTGAAACCATCATGGCAGCTTTTGAAATGGACGAAATTTTATATGAATTAAAAGAGCATTCAGCAGGGTTAAACTGTGGCCGCTGGGATTATATTTTTAGCTATTTAAAGAAACTACGTAACTGTGAATCTGCTATTCTGCCAGATCGTGCACAAGTGACCATGACTGTTGGCTTTATGAGAGCCTATTCCCTTCTGGCGATCAAAACGTGTCACAAGCGGAACGCACATGCAATGGGAGGAATGGCTGCACAAATCCCTGTAAAAAACAATCCTGAAGCGAATGAACGTGCATTTGCTAAAGTACGTGCTGATAAAGAAAGAGAAGCAACAGATGGACATGACGGTACATGGGTGGCACATCCAGCACTTGTTAAAGTTGCCATGGATGTATTTGATGAACATATGAAAACAGCAAATCAAGTTTATCGTAAACGGGAGGATGTGAAGGTGACAGCAGAAGATTTATTAGAAGTACCAGATGGAACGATAACAGAAGAAGGGGTTAGAACAAATATCGATGTTGGCATTCGGTACATTGCATCATGGCTAAGCGGCAGGGGGGCTGCACCAATTCATAATCTAATGGAAGATGCTGCAACAGCTGAAATTTCAAGAGCGCAAATCTGGCAATGGATCCGGCATCCAAAAGGTATTTTAGAAGATGGACGGAAGCTGACCTTTACCCTATACGAGCAGTTAAAAAAGGAAGAAGTGTGTAAGATTAGGCAGGAAGTAGGGATTGATAAGTTTAGTAGCGGTAAATATTTTGAAGCTATTCAAGTATTTGATGATCTTATAAAAAATGAGCAGTTTGTTGATTTTTTAACTTTACCAAGCTATGAAAAACTGTAACTGTTTTTCTTGAAAAAGGGATGTTATCGTCTTTTAACCGAGTTTTCATATTGAAATAGATATATATTTTGAATAAACAATGAAATTTTTCATAATGGGGGAATGGAAATGAACGGTCAAAGAATGGAAGCTTTACAAAATAGCTGGGAACTTGATAAACGCTGGGAAGGCATTATTCGTCCATATACCGCAGAAGAGGTTATTCGCTTAAGAGGTTCGATTGATATTGAACACACACTTGCTAGACGTGGTGCTGAGAAATTATGGAACTATCTTCATACTGAGGATTACATTCATGCATTAGGTGCTTTAACTGGAAACCAGGCGGTTCAACAAATAAAAGCTGGCTTAAAAGCAATTTACTTAAGTGGCTGGCAGGTTGCAGCAGATGCAAACCTTTCTGGAAATATGTATCCTGATCAAAGCTTATACCCGGCTAACAGTGTTCCACATGTAGTAAAACGTATTAACCAAGCACTTCAACGTGCTGACCAGATTCA from Metabacillus sediminilitoris carries:
- a CDS encoding M48 family metallopeptidase yields the protein MRKWLTGSILLYFIYGLFVYWYLFVFSKTGIPASFEGTSADPATFMSGRELILSQDYSTIKNFLYFVTVPFEWFLLFVFLITGMSRKMQEWSNATSKFFSLQSAVYFFWLSLYVTVLSFPVEWIGYQKSKEYNITTQSFSSWMKDQVIDFWVNYALMTVIVIVVYWLIRRFEKRWWLYAWLLSIPFSLFLMFVQPVVIDPLYNDFYPLQNKELEEKILAIADKADIPAEHVYEVNMSEKTNALNAYVTGIGSNSRIVLWDTTLNRLNEDEILFIMAHEMGHYVMNHIYVGIAGYLLLSLFGLFFIHLLMKMVIRRYGTLLKIHSIKELTAFPLFLILLGMLTFVSSPLSNTVSRYQEKSADIYAIEMTNDHEAAVRSFQELSKAGLSQVNPPALVKIFRYTHPTMFERILYLEEHGDKNSNHE
- the aceB gene encoding malate synthase A; amino-acid sequence: MATKMTGCKIVGEMKEEFQHVLTSEALQFIEKLERNFGTRRRELLQLRDKRQREIDNGKLPGFLPETKHIRNGAWTVASIPNDLQDRRVEITGPVDRKMVINALNSGAKVFMADFEDATSPSWQNMIKGQINLRDAVHRTISLENENGKTYQLGDEVATLKVRPRGWHLEEKNIELDGIRVSASLVDFGLYFFHNAKELIKRGSGPYFYLPKLESHLEARLWNDVFCFAQDELFIPRGTIKATVLIETIMAAFEMDEILYELKEHSAGLNCGRWDYIFSYLKKLRNCESAILPDRAQVTMTVGFMRAYSLLAIKTCHKRNAHAMGGMAAQIPVKNNPEANERAFAKVRADKEREATDGHDGTWVAHPALVKVAMDVFDEHMKTANQVYRKREDVKVTAEDLLEVPDGTITEEGVRTNIDVGIRYIASWLSGRGAAPIHNLMEDAATAEISRAQIWQWIRHPKGILEDGRKLTFTLYEQLKKEEVCKIRQEVGIDKFSSGKYFEAIQVFDDLIKNEQFVDFLTLPSYEKL